One genomic window of Monodelphis domestica isolate mMonDom1 chromosome 1, mMonDom1.pri, whole genome shotgun sequence includes the following:
- the LOC103095359 gene encoding TIP41-like protein, translating to MMIYGFQSSRQDFSFGPWKLTAAKTHIMKSADVEKLADELHMPSLPEMMFGDNVLRIQHVSGFGIEFNATDALKCVNNYQGVLKVACAEEWQESRTEGEHPKEIIRPYDWTYTTDYKGTLLGEALKLKVVPTTDHIDTEKLKAREQIKFFEEVLLFEDELHDHGVSSLSVKIRVMPSSFFLLLRFFLRIDGVLIRMNDTRLYHEADKTYMLREYTSRESKIANLMHVPPALFTEPNEISQYLPVKEAVCEKLEFPERMDLNLVATQENTCMESK from the coding sequence ATGATGATCTACGGCTTCCAGAGCAGCCGCCAGGACTTCTCCTTCGGGCCCTGGAAGCTGACGGCGGCCAAGACGCACATCATGAAGTCGGCCGATGTGGAGAAATTAGCTGATGAGCTCCATATGCCATCTCTTCCTGAAATGATGTTTGGAGACAATGTTTTAAGAATCCAACATGTTTCTGGCTTTGGAATTGAGTTCAATGCAACAGATGCTTTAAAGTGTGTAAACAACTACCAAGGAGTGCTTAAGGTGGCATGTGCTGAAGAATGGCAAGAGAGCAGGACGGAGGGTGagcaccccaaagagattattagACCATATGACTGGACCTATACAACAGATTACAAAGGAACATTACTTGGCGAAGCTCTTAAGTTAAAGGTTGTGCCTACAACAGATCATATAGACACAGAGAAATTGAAAGCCAGAGAACAGATTAAATTTTTTGAAGAAGTTCTGTTGTTTGAAGATGAACTTCATGATCATGGAGTTTCAAGCTTAAGTGTGAAAATTAGAGTGATGCCTTCTAGCTTTTTCCTGTTACTGAGATTTTTCTTAAGAATTGATGGCGTGCTCATCAGGATGAATGACACAAGGCTCTACCATGAGGCTGACAAGACTTACATGTTAAGAGAATACACTTCAAGGGAGAGCAAAATAGCAAATTTAATGCATGTTCCACCAGCCCTCTTTACAGAGCCCAATGAAATATCACAATACCTACCTGTAAAGGAGGCAGTATGTGAGAAGCTGGAGTTTCCTGAAAGAATGGATCTTAACCTTGTGGCTACACAGGAAAATACATGCATGGAATCTAAATAA